The Streptococcus oralis region CCATTTACAATACCATCTGTATAGTCTGTTAAAATATCATCTGTTTTCAAAGTATTATCAACAAGAGGTAGATAATCTTGATAAAACTTTAGTTGTCCATCAACTTCGTTTGAGAAATGGTTAGGCATATTGTAGCTCTCCATTTCTCTCTAAAGATAACTCAGAAAACTCAACATAAAAAGCCTTCTCACAAAAATGTGAAAATGCCTGTTTTAATGCTTGACAAAAAACACGTCCGATTACATAATCAGCGTGAGCTGTGAGCTGTGAGCTGTGAGCTGTGAGCTGTGAGCTGTGAGCTGTGAGCTGTGAGCTGTGAGCTGTGAGCTGTGAGCTGTGATTGCGTTCATAATACTTAATTTCCTTTATTTTTGTTACTTCTATTATATCAAAATTTTGAAATCCTGCGAAGAATTTAGACATTATTAAAAGACGATTTCCGTTTGTAAGTTGCCTTTTTGATATTCTCGTAAGCACTATATCTTGTGTCTAGTGTAAACTGGTATATAGTTCCAATATTTTATAATATATTAAAAAAGAAAAGTATTTACGAATGGAATAGTAAAGAGGGTTTTGGACAGGAGTTTGGTCATGATTGAAAAGATGGCATTGGGAGAATTTTACAAGGAATTGCGATTGGCTAGAAAACTCAAGCAGTCAGATGTAGCTTGTGATGGACTGACAGCATCTCAGCTATCCAAGTTTGAGTTAGAGCAGTTTTCGTGTTATACTTTCTTTATTTCATAGTATAGGAGAAAATAGAATGAAAAAGATAGTCTCACGCTACTACCTTATTATAGCCATTTTACTTGTCATTGCTGATCAGTTCTTCATTCGTTTGCTTTTACATAGCGACCTTGCTACTGGTCTATCTGACTTTGCTTATTATTTGTCAGATATGATGTTGCATTTTCTTGTAGTTCTGCTTGCTTTTATTGTTATGATTTGGTCAGGGAAATGGCAGAAAATTAACAGTCGAAAATTTAGAGGTTTGAACTGCACCCCAAAAGTTAGATTTTTTCTGTCTAACTTTTGGGGTGCAGTTCATTTTTCAGTCTTTTTTATTTCGACTGTCTGTTACTAGTTTTTGATCAATCCTTTGTTTCCTCAAAATTTAGAGAACAAATCTCAAAATGTAATCGGAAAATTCAAAGTTTGTCAGTCTGAGTCTTTTCTTGTATAGTAGAAATATGAAGTTTAAAAAAATAGTCAGTAGTTTGCTTTCTCTTGGAGCTTTACTCATGCTTTTATCAGCTTGCCAGAATATCAAAAAGGCACAACTGGTCTTGTTTGAATCCCTTTCGTTCGGTATGTCTCCTAAATCTGTTGAAGAAGTATTGGGAAAGGCTAGCGAGGTGGAGGAAGAAGAGGAAATGGCCTATCGTGATACTTGGCGTGCAGAAGACCCGTATTTCTATAAAACAGGCCGCCTTTTCTATCACTATGAGCAGATTACTTTGAAAGGCTATCCAGGCCGAGCGACCTTTACATTTTCAAAATCGCATCACTTGGAAACAGTAGCGGCTTATTTTCCCGTTACCTCAAAAGCTGAGCAGGAAGCATTGATCAATAACTTATCCCAGACTGTAAAAAAAGAACTTGAAGAACTCCCAGATTACCAGTCCATGACAACTGATACAGTAGGTCTCTATGATGACGGTTATCGCTACAAGGTCAAGTTGAAGGGACAACAGTGGGAGCTCTGGGTTGATGTCTATCCAACAGAAAATAAATATGCTACAGACACAGAAACCGATAAGTATACTATCCGAGTGGATCAATTTCTTATGTATCCATGATGCTTCCTCTTCAGCACTTTTTGCTGGCAATAGGTTTCGAATCCGAAACTTTTTTCTCTTCTTTGAATATGTTATAATAGTCCGTGCTGTGGCTGTGATGACAAACAGTCGCAATTGGAGAGAATATGAGGAGAAGGATGAAAGAAAAAGGATTTTGGGAAGGTGTACAGGCGGCCATGCCGACTGCCCTTGGCTATGTCAGCATTGGACTGGCTTGTGGGATTATTGGAGCGCCCTATGTGACACCTGTTGAGATGGGCTTGATGAGCCTCTTTGTTTATGCTGGGAGCGCCCAGTTTGCCATGTTGGCACTGATTGCGGTACAAGCGCCTGTGGCAGCTATTGCTATGACGGTCTTTTTGATCAACTTGCGACTCTTTTTGCTGAGCTTGCATGCATCGACCTATTTCCGTCATACTAGTCTCTGGCAAAATATTGGCATGTCCAGTCTCCTGACAGATGAGACCTACGGGGTTTTGATGGGAGAATTAGCCCATACAGACAAGGTCCATCCTATGTGGATGCACGGGAACAATCTCAATAGTTATGTAGCCTGGTTTATTGGGACAGTTGCGGGGACAGCTTTAGGTGGGCTTCTTCCAAATCCTGAAGTCTTTGGCTTGGACTTTGCCCTTGTTGGGATGTTTATCGGGATTTTTACTTCGCAATTTCAGATTATGCAAAGACGGGTTCCTGTACGGAATCTGCTGCTGATCCTAGCCGTTGTTGCGGTGTCCTTCTTTTTGCTCTTGACAGTGGTGTCTCAGTCGCTAGCTGTTCTGTTTGCGACCTTGCTAGGTTGTACTATGGGGGTGGTCTTAGATGGTCAGTAAGTATCTTTTGTTAGCTGTTATCTTTTCAGGCCTAGTGACTTGGATTCCCCGCATGATTCCCTTCATCTTGATCAAGTATAAGGGCTTGCCTGCTATCGTTGAGCGGTTTTTGAAGTTCTTGCCTGTTTCCATTATTTTTGCCTTGATCCTTTCAAGCGTAGTGACTGGCAAGGTTGGGAGCCTTCCTCAGATCAAATGGCTGGACTTTTTAGCAGTCTTTCCAACGGCTTGGGTAGCCTTTCGCTACCGCAATCTAGTGGGGACAGTTCTTTTTGGGGTAGTCTTGATTGCAGTCTTGCGTCTGGTCTTTTAGTCAGCCATAAAAAAAACCTATCACCGAGATAAGTATCATATAATGGCGAAAAAAAATATTTTCTGTTAAGATAGTAAAGTATTCTATTTTGGAGGAAATGACATGAAAAAAATCGTCAAATATTCATCTCTTGCTGCTCTAGGACTTGTTGCCGCAGGTGTACTAGCAGCTTGCTCAGGCGGAGATAAGAAAGATACTGCAACTAGCGAAGCAGCATCTGGTAAGAAAGAAATTATCGTTGCAACCAATGCTTCACCAAAACCATTTAACTACGAAGAAAATGGCGAGTTGACTGGTTATGAGATTGAAGTAGTCCGTGCTATCTTTAAAGACTCTGACAAATACGATGTCAAGTTTGAAAAGACAGAGTGGTCAGGTGTCTTTGCAGGTCTTGATAGCGACCGTTATCAAATGGCTGTGAACAATATCAGCTATACCAAAGAACGTGCTGAAAAGTACCTTTATGCAGCTCCAACTGCTAAAAACCCTAACGTTCTTGTAGTGAAGAAAGACGACGACAGCATCAAATCACTTGATGATATCGGAGGCAAGTCTACTGAGGTTGTTCAAGGTACAACATCAGCTAAACAGCTAGAAGATTATAACAAACAACACGCAGATAATCCAACTGTTCTTAACTACACTAAAGCGGACTTCCAACAAATCATGTCTCGTTTGAGCGATGGTCAGTTTGACTACAAGATTTTTGATAAAATCGGTGTTGAAACAGTTATCAAGAACCAAGGTTTGGACAACTTGAAAGTCATTGAACTTCCAAGCGACCAACAACCTTACGTTTACCCACTTCTTGCTAAAGGTCAAGATGAGTTGAAATCATTTGTAGACAAACGTATCCAAGAACTCTACAAAGACGGAACTCTTGAAAAATTGTCTAAACAGTTCTTCGGGGACACTTACCTCCCAGCAGAAGCTGATATCAAATAGTCGTATGAAATCATCCAGTCTGAGAAAGGCGGATGATTTCTCAATTTTTAGGTATATAGTTTCAAACTATATGTCTGCCTATCTAATAACAATTTGCTAAATCAAATAAAGTATGAGATACTATTACGGTATTATTTTTAAAGGAGATAGAATCATGAAAATTAAAAAATGGCTCGGTGTAGCAGCTCTTGCTACAGTCGCAGGTTTGACTCTTGCAGCTTGCGGAAATTCAGAAAAGAAAGCAGACAACGAAACAGTTGTCAAAATTGCAACAGTTAACCGTAGCGGTTCTGAAGAAGCACGTTGGGATAAAATCCAAGAATTGGTTGAAAAAGATGGAATTAAATTGGAATTCACAGAGTTCACAGACTATTCACAACCAAACAAGGCAACTGCTGATGGCGAGGTAGACTTGAACGCCTTCCAACACTACAACTTCTTGAACAACTGGAACAAAGAAAACGGGAAAGACCTTGTAGCGATTGCAGATACATATATCTCACCAATCCGCCTTTACTCAGGTAAAAATGGGGAAGAAAACAAGTACACTAAAGTGGAAGAAATCCCAGATAACGGTGAAATCGCCGTACCAAACGATGCAACAAACGAAAGCCGTGCGCTTTACTTGCTTCAATCAGCTGGTTTGATCAAATTGGATGTTTCTGGAACTGCACTTGCAACAGTTGCTAACATCACAGAAAATCCAAAGAACTTGAAGATTACTGAATTGGACGCTAGCCAAACAGCTCGTTCATTGTCATCAGTTGATGCTGCCGTTGTAAACAATACCTTCGTTACAGAAGCAAAATTGGACTACAAGAAAGCACTCTTCAAAGAACAAGCTGATGAAAACTCAAAACAATGGTACAACATCATTGTTGCGAAAAAAGATTGGGAATCATCACCTAAGGCTGATGCCATCAAGAAAATTATCGCAGCTTACCACACTGATGAAGTGAAAAAAGTTATCGAAGAAACATCAGACGGTTTGGACCAACCAGTTTGGTAATAAGACACAGGGAGGTGGGAGAGAGTTTCCACCTCTTGCTTTTGTATAGAGAGTTGATTTTAAAGAGGCGCTTGTGGTTGTTCTGAGGACACAAGTACGTAGTAGAAAGAGAGAGAAAATGGTTTTTCCTAGCGAACAAGAGCAGATTGAAAAATTTGAAAAGGATCATGTGGCCCAACATTATTTTGAAGTCTTGCGCACCTTGATTTCCAAGAAATCAGTCTTTGCCCAGCAGGTTGGACTCAAGGAAGTCGCAAACTATCTGGGTGAGATTTTCAAGCGTGTGGGGGCTGAAGTGGAGATTGATGAGACTTATACGGCTCCCTTTGTCATGGCGCATTTCAAGAGTTCGCGTCCGGATGCCAAGACCTTGATCTTCTATAATCACTATGACACCGTGCCAGCGGATGGCGACCAGGTGTGGACAGAGGCTCCTTTTACCCTTTCTGTGCGAAATGGCTTTATGTATGGACGTGGGGTTGACGATGACAAGGGCCACATCACGGCTCGTTTGAGTGCTCTGAGAAAGTACATGCAGCACCATGATGATCTGCCTGTCAATATCAGCTTTATCATGGAAGGGGCAGAGGAGTCTGCTTCCATGGATCTAGATAAGTATTTAGAGAAACACGCAGACAAACTCCGTGGGGCAGATTTGTTAGTTTGGGAACAAGGGACCAAAAATGCCTTGGAGCAGTTAGAAATTTCTGGTGGAAACAAGGGAATTGTGACCTTTGATGCCAAGGTAAAAAGTGCTGATGTGGATATCCACTCGAGTTATGGTGGTGTTGTGGAGTCGGCGTCGTGGTACCTTATCCAGGCCTTAAGTAGCCTGCGAGCTGCTGATGGACGTATCTTGGTAGAAGGCTTGTATGAGGATGTTCAAGAGCCAAATGAACGAGAACTAGCCTTGGTAGATGCCTACGCCCAACGCAATCCTGAGGAAATCAGTCGCATTTATGGTTTGGAATTGCCTCTCTTACAAGAGGATCGTGTAGCCTTTCTAAAACGTTTCTTTTTCGAGCCAGCCCTTAATATCGAAGGGATTCAGTCAGGTTATCAAGGGCAAGGGGTTAAAACGATTTTGCCAGCAGAAGCCAGTGCCAAGTTAGAAGTTCGTTTGGTTCCTGGCCTAGAACCGCATGATGTTCTGGAAAAAATTCGGAAACAGCTAGACAAAAATGGCTTTGATAAGGTAGAATTATACTATACCTTGGGAGAGATGAGCTATCGAAGCGATATGAGCGCACCAGCCATTCTCAATGTGATCGAGTTGGCCAAGAAATTCTATCCACAGGGCGTTTCAGTCTTGCCGACCACAGCGGGGACAGGGCCTATGCATACGGTCTTTGATGCCCTAGAGGTACCAATGGTGGCCTTCGGTCTAGGAAATGCCAATAGCCGAGACCATGGTGGAGATGAAAACGTGCGAATCGCCGATTACTACACCCATATTGAATTAGTAGAGGAGCTGATTAGAAGCTATGAGTAGAGATATTATCAAGTTAGATCAGATTGATGTGACTTTTCACCAAAAGAAGAGAACCATCACAGCGGTCAAGGATGTGACCATTCACATCCAAGAAGGGGATATCTACGGAATCGTTGGATATTCTGGAGCAGGGAAATCAACCCTTGTACGGGTGATTAACCTCTTGCAAAAACCATCTGCAGGGAAAATTACCATTGACGACGATGTGATTTTTGATGGTAAGGTCACTTTGACGGCGGAGCAGTTACGTCGGAAACGTCAAGATATCGGGATGATTTTCCAACACTTTAATCTGATGAGCCAGAAAACGGCCGAGGAGAATGTGGCCTTTGCCCTTAAACATTCTGGACTCAGCAAGGAAGAAAAGAAAGCTAAGGTAGCTAAGTTGTTGAACTTGGTTGGCTTGGCAGATCGTGCTGAAAACTACCCTTCACAACTATCTGGAGGGCAAAAACAGCGTGTAGCCATTGCACGTGCCTTGGCAAATGATCCGAAAATCTTGATTTCAGATGAGTCAACGTCTGCCCTTGATCCTAAGACAACCAAGCAGATTTTGGCCTTGTTGCAAGATTTGAACCAAAAATTAGGTTTGACGGTTGTTTTGATTACGCATGAAATGCAGATTGTCAAAGACATTGCTAATCGTGTGGCAGTTATGCAGGATGGTCGTTTGATTGAAGAAGGCAGTGTCCTTGAAATCTTCTCAGACCCTAAACAACCTTTGACACAGGACTTTATCTCAACTGCCACAGGTATTGATGAAGCCATGGTCAAGATTGAGAAGCAAGAAATCGTAGAGCACTTGTCTGAGAACAGTATTTTAGTGCAGCTCAAGTATGCGGGGGCTTCGACAGACGAACCACTTTTAAATGAATTGTACAAACATTACCAAGTAACGGCCAATATCCTCTATGGAAATATCGAAATTCTCGATGGCACTCCCGTTGGAGAATTGGTTGTGGTCTTGTCAGGGGAAAAAGCAGCGCTAGTAGGTGCTCAAGATGCCATCCGTCAGGCTGGCGTCCAGCTAAAAGTATTGAAGGGAGGACAGTAAGATGGAATCATTGATTCAAACTTATCTACCAAATGTCTATAAGATGGGCTGGGCTGGTCAGGCAGGCTGGGGAACAGCCATCTACCTAACTCTTTATATGACAGTTCTTTCTTTCATCATCGGAGGGTTCTTGGGGTTGGTAGCAGGTCTTTTCCTCGTCTTGACAGCGCCAGGCGGTGTCTTGGAAAATAAGGTTATCTTCTGGATTTTAGACAAGATTACCTCTATTTTCCGCGCGGTACCATTTATCATCCTCTTGGCAATCATGTCGCCACTTTCTCACTTGATCGTTAAGACTAGTATCGGGCCAAATGCAGCCCTTGTCCCCCTTTCTTTTGCGGTCTTTGCCTTCTTTGCCCGTCAGGTGCAGGTTGTCTTGGCTGAGCTGGATGGCGGTGTCATTGAGGCAGCTCAAGCGAGCGGAGCGACCTTCTGGGATATCGTGGGTGTTTACCTATCAGAAGGTCTTCCAGATTTGATTCGTGTGACGACAGTGACCTTGATTTCCCTTGTTGGGGAAACAGCCATGGCGGGAGCAGTTGGTGCTGGTGGTATTGGTAACGTAGCCATTGCCTATGGATTCAACCGTTACAATCACGATGTGACTATCTTGGCAACCATTATTATCATTTTGATTATCTTTACAATCCAGTTCTTGGGAGATTTCTTGACCAAGAAACTAAGTCATAAATAATGGAAGGAGTTCAACGGGACTCCTTTTTGTTTTCTCACCGAACTGCAAGAAGGATAAAGCTTCTTTTTAGAAATATGCTATAATAAACAAAGGTCCCCAATTAGCAAATCAGAAACTTTGCTGTAGAAGGGATGATAATGTAAAGGAGTTTGGCTGGTATGAATTATTTTGAGGGGAATGAGTTTTTCCTTCTCTTATTTGTAGTTTTACTGATTGGTTTTGTGGTAAACTTTTTTGAAAAACGTAAGGACTACTATATTTTGGCGCTCTCCCTCTTATTTGCAGGAGCTATCTATGGTAAGAGTCGAGCGATGATTGTCTATTTGCTCGTCTTTATTGTTTACCAGTATTTTCTGGTTTTTCTAGCACAGCGGATAGAGGCAAAGTGGCTGAAATCACTGGTTTTCCTTTCCATTCTTCCTTTGGTAATCAATAAAGTCTTTGCCCTGACTTCTCTGCATTTGTTGGCCTTTATTGGAATTTCTTACATGTCCTTTAAGACCATTCAGATCATGCTAGAGATATCGGATGGCTTAATCAAAGAAAAAATCAGTGCAAAAGATTATCTACAGTTTTTGCTCTTTTTCCCAACAGTTAGTGCTGGTCCAATTGATCGGAGTAGGAGATTTTTAAAAGAGATGAACGAGGTCATGCCACGAAAAGAGTATCTAGAATTAGCAGGGGACGGTGTGTATCGTATCGTTCTAGGCCTCCTTTACAAGATTGTTTTATCAACCTATGTTTACCAGATGTTACTCGCTCTAAATAATACGGACATAGTCGTTTATTCAATCAAGTATATGTACCTCTATACCTTGTATCTGTTCTTTGACTTTGCCGGCTACAGTCTAATGGCCGTTGGAAGTAGTAACATTCTAGGTATTCAGACACCGATGAACTTTAACAAACCTTTCTTGAGTGTTGATATCAAAGATTTCTGGACCAGATGGCATATCACCTTGTCGACCTGGTTGAGAGATTTTGTATTTTCAAGAGTATTGATGCAGGTTATCAGGAAAAAATGGTTTAAAAATAGACTACACAATGCAACCTATGCCTATATGGTCAATATGTTGGTCATGGGTTTTTGGCATGGTCTTAGTGTTAGTTACATTGTCTATGGTTTTTACCATGGTGTCTTGATGGCTGGATTTGAAGTGTATCAAAAGAAAAGCAATTTTTATAAGAAAAATAAAAACAAAAACTGGTATAAGCTACTAAGTTGGTTTGTGACCATGAATTTGGTTATGATTGGTTTCTTTATCTTTTCAGGTGAACCCTATAAAATCTTACTGACGACTTTAAAGAGATAAGAGATTGAGAAGAAATCGGACAGATCGAAGGGATAGGATAAAACGAGATGATTAAATTAAAAGCATTTTTACTATCGCTTGTGCTCGTAATTGCGACGCTTGCCCTTTTAAATGTGACGTATGTCAAGAAGATTGATGATTATTATAAAGTCAAGGATAACAGTATTCGTTACAGCACTTCATATGAAAAGTATAAAAGTAGAGATATTCTAACAAGCAATATCACCCCCAATACACTGGTTCTAATGGGTTCCTCAGAGTTGGTTGCAACGATAAATGAAGACTATCATCCAAATAAAATTTTTAACTACAACGATTTTAATATCATGCAGATTGGGACTAGTTATTCTCAAAACATCATTCAGGCCTCTACTTTAGCTTCTATTGAAGGATCTATGAGTAAGCGAAAAGTAGCTATAGTAGAGTCTGTTCAGTGGTTTGAAAAAGATGGGACCCATCAAGATGCCTTTTTGAACAAGGCTTCTCAGGAACATATTTTCCACATGCTAGATAATGACAAGATTAGTAAAGAAACGAAAGAAAAACTAATCAATCGCATTATCGAGATTACCAAGGGGAACAAGCAACAAAATGACATCTACAAAAAATACAAAAGTTATTTCATAGATGGAAAAGGAACCATTGTTGATAAAAAAATATTAGAGTTTGAGAACGCGATGTATTCCTTTAAGCTCAAACAGACTTTTTATCAAAAACATGCCAAATCAGATTATCCTTCGCTAGGAGACAAAACCCCAGACTATGATTGGCAGAAGATGACGGATCAGTTTGTGGAAGAGGTCAAAAAGAAAACAGACAATAATGACTATGCTGTTGATAATAACTACTACAATACTTACTTAAAAGATCGCTATGCATCGCTGAAAGATTCTAATAAAGATTTGAGCTATCTAGAATCACCAGAGTATTCTGATATGGAACTTTTCTTGACAGTTGCCAAAGAATTGGGAATTGAAGTTGAGGTTATTATTTTCCCAGTAAACGGGAAATGGAACGACTACACAGGAGTCTCAAGAGAGATGCGAGAAAAAACTTATAAAAAAATAGAAGATGTTGCAAAAAGCCATGGTGCAACCGTATTAAACTATGGAAACAGAGAGTATGATGATTACTTTTTATTTGACGTGATGCACGTTGGAGTGAAAGGATGGATGGAAGTTGAAAAAGAACTTTACAAATTTGCAAACCAAGCTAACTAACACACATCGTTTAATCTTGTGGACACTATTTTTCTATACGGTTATCTTGAGCATCGTGATTTATTGTTTTGTGACCGATTTTTCGAATATTCAAGAATTTATCTATAGTGAATTTTAAGACTATATACAAAAAGGCCCTGGAACTATGCATTGCTAGTCTTCAGGGCTTTTACCTTATAGTTTATCAGCTATTTTTTGACTTAGAAATTGCCCAACCACAGCCCCAATCAAGGCACCTAGGAGGATGCTTGAAACAAAGAGAAGGATTTTGTCCAACTCTGGAGCGACCATGATACGGTCAATGTATTCTTGGGATTTCCCACGCGCAAGTAAGGTAGCCACGTAAGCTTTGGGACGGATCCACATGAGGAAGATAGGACCACTTGTGCTAAAAGCAAAGACGAGGAAGGAGAGGGTGTTTTTGATTCGGTCTTTGTAGTTTCCGAGACGAGCGATGGCATCTGCTGCAAGACCGCAGGCGATAGCTGGTAGAAAGGCTCCAGCGCCGTGTTTGCTAGCTAGGAAGAAAAGTGCCATAAAAAATCCTAGAGTGGTGATAGCACCAAAACGAGGGACCTTCGCCAAAAGAAGCATATAGACACTGCCACCGACAAGGGCAGAAAAGGCAGGTGCGTAGAACATATTGCCTGTTTGGTCGACCAGGTGTCCTAGGAAGACTCCAATCCCTAGACAGAGGAAATAAAGGACGACAGCTAAGAGGGTGGTTAAGATATTTTTCTTCATGAGAATCTCCTTGATGCGAATTAACAAAACCAATTGTATCACGCTTTTTGAGGATTGTAAATGGGAGTTCTATATTTTTGAAAACGTTTGAAATATGATATAATAGTTACATCGTTAGTTTAAGGAGAGTAGCATGGGAAAATTTCTAGAATTCGTCTTTAATCGTATCTTTTTGGGAATGATTGCGACGGCTTATTTCTGGCTATTAACACTAGCAGGAGGAGTGATCTTTGGTTTGGCCCCAGCTAGTGCTACCCTGATGAGTTTGTATGCGGAGCATGGGTATACTTATCGAGCCTACCATTTGAAAGAAGCTTGGGAACTATATAAGAGTAACTTTGTCAAGAGCAATCTGGCTTTCTATAGTTTTGTGTTTGTGGATCTTGTCCTAGTTTATGGTTTATACCTTCTAGTTCAATTGCCCCACCAGACGATTTTCCACCTCTTGGCGACCTTTCTCAATGTCCTTGTAGTCGCTCTTGTCTTTCTAGCCTATACTGTTTCCTTGAAACTGCAGGTGTACTTTGATTTATCCTACCAAAACACCTTAAAACTGTCCCTTATCGGGATTTTTATGAGCTTACCTGCGATTGCCAAGGTTTTACTCGGGTCCGCTCTCCTTGTAGGAGTTGGTTATTATATGCCTGCCTTGCTCTTTTTTGTAGGAATTGGAATGTGGCATTTCTTTATCAGTGATATGTTGGAACCTATTTATGAAAGTATCCATGAAAAATTGGCGACAAAATAGAATGAAGCAGTTCTGGCTTCACTCTCTCTTAAGGATTTATAGTTTGGTTATGATCGTGGTCATTGCTAGTTTTGCGATTATGCTATCGTATGCTGACTGGGACTCACGTGAGAAAGAGGCCCAACGGGTTGCAGAACGTGTGACCACTCGGACAGTGAGTGAAGTGGAATACTATCACAGAGAGTCAACACAACTTGCTCAGTCTTTGGTTGAAAATCAGGCCCGCATCGAAGGGATTTACAAGTATTTCAGTCTCAGCACACCAGACTATTTCTACTGGCAATTAGAGCGTAAAACTTCACCTTATATCTCGGTTTCCCTGTATGAAAATATTGATGACCTCTATGTTCGAAATGATTTTGTGACTGGAGTGGCTATTGTTCTTCAGGACTACAAGGAAGTCTATGTTTCGACTAGAGAAAAACGCAGTGGAGAGAAAATTCCTGCGGAGGATTTTAAGCCGACAGCCAATAGTTTTGCCATTCCTGTTTCCGATCCTGTGTCTGACAAGGATTTAGGAGTGATTTATATCTCCCTATCCCCAGATGTTTTACATGGCGCTATTGACAATACTCGGGGTCATATCCCAATGGCTGTAACAGTAACTTCGCCTTTTGAGACTGAGATGTTCCATATTGGGGAGAAGGTCTCAGCCGAGCGAGAAAACTGGTTTGTAGGTGTCACCTCTCACGGTTATCAGGTTCGAGTTGCTGTTCCTAAAAATTTTGTTCTTACAGGAACTTTGACGAGTTCAGCTGTCATTATTGGGCTAAGTATTCTCTTTATCATCATTTTGTACGTGACTCTTAGACAGACTTTTTCAAATTACCAAAAGCAGGTCGTAGACCTAGTAGATTCGATCGAGGTGATTGCTCAAGGAGAAGAAGGCCTTCGAATCGATACCTCTGAAAAAGACCAAGAGTTGCTTCTCATTGCAGAAACAACCAATGATATGTTGGATCGCTTGGAAAAAAATATCCATGATATCTATCAGCTAGAGCTCAGTCAAAAAGATGCCAATATGCGAGCTCTGCAAGCTCAAATCAATCCTCACTTTATGTACAATACTCTAGAGTTTTTACGGATGTATGCCGTCATGCAAAGTCAGGATGAACTGGCAGATATTATCTATGAATTTAGCAGCTTGTTACGCAACAATATCTCTGACGAGCGGGAAACGACCTTGAAGCAGGAGTTGGAATTTTGCCGAAAATATAGCTATCTCTGTATGGTACGTTATCCTAAATCCATTGCTTATGGTTTCAAGATTGAACCAGAATTGGAAGAAATGAGGATTCCAAAATTTACACTCCAACCATTAGTAGAAAACTACTTTGCCCATGGTGTTGACCATCGCAGAACGGATAATGTCATCAGTATCAAAGTCTTGAAGGGCCAAGGCTTTGTTGAAATCCTAGTGGAAGACAATGGTCGGGGAATGTCCGCTGAGAAACTAGCTAGCTTGCAAGAAAAATTAGCTCAGAGAAGTTTTGAACACGAGGCAAGCTATAGTGGGGAGCGGCAATCAATTGGAAT contains the following coding sequences:
- a CDS encoding AzlC family ABC transporter permease, with the protein product MKEKGFWEGVQAAMPTALGYVSIGLACGIIGAPYVTPVEMGLMSLFVYAGSAQFAMLALIAVQAPVAAIAMTVFLINLRLFLLSLHASTYFRHTSLWQNIGMSSLLTDETYGVLMGELAHTDKVHPMWMHGNNLNSYVAWFIGTVAGTALGGLLPNPEVFGLDFALVGMFIGIFTSQFQIMQRRVPVRNLLLILAVVAVSFFLLLTVVSQSLAVLFATLLGCTMGVVLDGQ
- a CDS encoding AzlD domain-containing protein; translated protein: MVSKYLLLAVIFSGLVTWIPRMIPFILIKYKGLPAIVERFLKFLPVSIIFALILSSVVTGKVGSLPQIKWLDFLAVFPTAWVAFRYRNLVGTVLFGVVLIAVLRLVF
- a CDS encoding amino acid ABC transporter substrate-binding protein; translation: MKKIVKYSSLAALGLVAAGVLAACSGGDKKDTATSEAASGKKEIIVATNASPKPFNYEENGELTGYEIEVVRAIFKDSDKYDVKFEKTEWSGVFAGLDSDRYQMAVNNISYTKERAEKYLYAAPTAKNPNVLVVKKDDDSIKSLDDIGGKSTEVVQGTTSAKQLEDYNKQHADNPTVLNYTKADFQQIMSRLSDGQFDYKIFDKIGVETVIKNQGLDNLKVIELPSDQQPYVYPLLAKGQDELKSFVDKRIQELYKDGTLEKLSKQFFGDTYLPAEADIK
- a CDS encoding MetQ/NlpA family ABC transporter substrate-binding protein, producing MKIKKWLGVAALATVAGLTLAACGNSEKKADNETVVKIATVNRSGSEEARWDKIQELVEKDGIKLEFTEFTDYSQPNKATADGEVDLNAFQHYNFLNNWNKENGKDLVAIADTYISPIRLYSGKNGEENKYTKVEEIPDNGEIAVPNDATNESRALYLLQSAGLIKLDVSGTALATVANITENPKNLKITELDASQTARSLSSVDAAVVNNTFVTEAKLDYKKALFKEQADENSKQWYNIIVAKKDWESSPKADAIKKIIAAYHTDEVKKVIEETSDGLDQPVW
- a CDS encoding M20 family metallopeptidase — encoded protein: MVFPSEQEQIEKFEKDHVAQHYFEVLRTLISKKSVFAQQVGLKEVANYLGEIFKRVGAEVEIDETYTAPFVMAHFKSSRPDAKTLIFYNHYDTVPADGDQVWTEAPFTLSVRNGFMYGRGVDDDKGHITARLSALRKYMQHHDDLPVNISFIMEGAEESASMDLDKYLEKHADKLRGADLLVWEQGTKNALEQLEISGGNKGIVTFDAKVKSADVDIHSSYGGVVESASWYLIQALSSLRAADGRILVEGLYEDVQEPNERELALVDAYAQRNPEEISRIYGLELPLLQEDRVAFLKRFFFEPALNIEGIQSGYQGQGVKTILPAEASAKLEVRLVPGLEPHDVLEKIRKQLDKNGFDKVELYYTLGEMSYRSDMSAPAILNVIELAKKFYPQGVSVLPTTAGTGPMHTVFDALEVPMVAFGLGNANSRDHGGDENVRIADYYTHIELVEELIRSYE
- a CDS encoding methionine ABC transporter ATP-binding protein codes for the protein MSRDIIKLDQIDVTFHQKKRTITAVKDVTIHIQEGDIYGIVGYSGAGKSTLVRVINLLQKPSAGKITIDDDVIFDGKVTLTAEQLRRKRQDIGMIFQHFNLMSQKTAEENVAFALKHSGLSKEEKKAKVAKLLNLVGLADRAENYPSQLSGGQKQRVAIARALANDPKILISDESTSALDPKTTKQILALLQDLNQKLGLTVVLITHEMQIVKDIANRVAVMQDGRLIEEGSVLEIFSDPKQPLTQDFISTATGIDEAMVKIEKQEIVEHLSENSILVQLKYAGASTDEPLLNELYKHYQVTANILYGNIEILDGTPVGELVVVLSGEKAALVGAQDAIRQAGVQLKVLKGGQ
- a CDS encoding methionine ABC transporter permease; its protein translation is MESLIQTYLPNVYKMGWAGQAGWGTAIYLTLYMTVLSFIIGGFLGLVAGLFLVLTAPGGVLENKVIFWILDKITSIFRAVPFIILLAIMSPLSHLIVKTSIGPNAALVPLSFAVFAFFARQVQVVLAELDGGVIEAAQASGATFWDIVGVYLSEGLPDLIRVTTVTLISLVGETAMAGAVGAGGIGNVAIAYGFNRYNHDVTILATIIIILIIFTIQFLGDFLTKKLSHK